One window of Sulfurospirillum sp. 1612 genomic DNA carries:
- the serA gene encoding phosphoglycerate dehydrogenase, translated as MSVKKIIICDAIHEKGFQFLEKESDVEVINAAALPKDELLKVIADADIAITRSPTAVDSKFLEAAKNLKALVRAGVGVDNVDLDGCSKRGIIAMNVPTANTLAAVELTMAHMLSCARSFTNANNHLKIERVWKREKWYGIELYGKKLGVIGFGNIGSRVSVRAKAFGMDVVTYDPYIEPSKATDLGVTYTENFDDILGCDFITIHTPKNKETVGIISHDEVAKMKDGVRLINCARGSLYDETALYDGLKSGKIAFAGIDVFSYEPATDHPLLDLENICVTPHLGANTVESQEKIALQAAECALYAARGVSYPNALNLPIKTEDLPQDIVPYMELMQKMAYFAAQVNRAQIKSIRIKTEGEVSQYAKSMLTFAVVGALKDSVGDKINYVNATYVAQEKNIDISFEEIPHSSSYHNKATVTLTTQKGVTTIAGTVFEEVEQRIVNINGFGFDFKPKGKMIVFKNKDVPGAIAGIATLLAKRNINIADFRLGRGKDDDAMAVILVDEAIDKQTLNELNTLDSCLWVSYAIL; from the coding sequence ATGAGCGTAAAAAAAATAATCATTTGTGATGCAATTCATGAAAAGGGATTTCAGTTTTTAGAAAAAGAGAGTGATGTTGAGGTTATCAATGCAGCCGCATTGCCCAAAGACGAATTATTAAAGGTTATTGCAGATGCAGATATCGCGATTACCCGAAGCCCAACAGCGGTAGATAGTAAGTTTTTAGAAGCAGCAAAAAATCTAAAAGCGCTTGTCAGAGCGGGTGTTGGTGTGGATAATGTTGATTTAGATGGCTGCTCCAAACGCGGTATTATCGCGATGAATGTTCCTACTGCCAATACTTTAGCCGCTGTGGAATTGACGATGGCACATATGTTAAGTTGTGCGAGAAGTTTTACCAATGCCAACAATCACTTGAAAATTGAGCGCGTTTGGAAGCGTGAAAAATGGTATGGCATTGAGCTTTATGGCAAGAAATTGGGTGTTATAGGATTTGGTAATATTGGAAGCCGAGTGAGCGTGAGAGCCAAAGCTTTTGGTATGGATGTTGTGACTTATGACCCTTATATTGAGCCTTCAAAAGCGACAGATTTAGGCGTGACTTATACTGAAAATTTTGATGATATTTTGGGGTGTGATTTTATTACCATCCATACGCCAAAAAATAAAGAGACCGTTGGTATTATTTCTCATGATGAAGTCGCGAAGATGAAAGATGGCGTGCGTTTGATCAACTGTGCACGCGGGAGTTTATATGATGAAACCGCTCTTTATGATGGATTAAAAAGTGGAAAAATTGCATTTGCAGGGATTGATGTGTTCTCATATGAACCAGCAACCGATCATCCTTTGCTAGATTTAGAAAATATTTGTGTTACCCCACATCTGGGTGCCAATACCGTAGAATCTCAAGAAAAAATTGCACTCCAAGCCGCAGAGTGTGCGTTGTATGCTGCACGTGGTGTTAGCTATCCGAATGCGCTAAATCTACCGATTAAAACCGAAGATTTACCTCAAGATATCGTTCCTTATATGGAACTCATGCAAAAAATGGCATATTTTGCCGCACAAGTCAATCGTGCTCAAATCAAATCTATTCGCATTAAGACAGAAGGAGAAGTGAGCCAGTATGCCAAATCAATGCTGACATTTGCCGTTGTTGGTGCGCTAAAAGATTCTGTTGGCGACAAGATTAATTATGTCAATGCGACGTATGTAGCGCAAGAGAAAAATATTGATATTTCATTTGAAGAGATACCACACTCTTCTAGCTATCACAATAAAGCAACCGTAACGTTGACAACCCAAAAAGGGGTTACGACGATAGCAGGTACTGTCTTTGAAGAGGTCGAACAACGTATCGTCAATATTAATGGCTTTGGTTTTGATTTTAAACCAAAAGGTAAGATGATTGTCTTCAAAAACAAAGATGTCCCTGGTGCCATTGCCGGTATTGCAACGCTTTTAGCAAAACGCAATATCAATATTGCCGATTTTAGATTAGGACGTGGCAAAGATGATGATGCTATGGCTGTCATTTTGGTTGATGAAGCGATAGACAAACAGACATTGAATGAGCTCAATACGCTGGATTCTTGTTTGTGGGTTTCTTACGCAATATTATAA
- a CDS encoding 30S ribosomal protein S1, with translation MNEANEAVQTENANEQEEMDFATMLEESFKDTEKDALIEGVVVEIKDDVILIDVGKKSEGRLYASEVTDADGNVTCKVGDTISVVISGFKNERPIVSHKKAIKKVKVKEFIEAHKEDEDEVLDVKVVNKNRGGFIVESTDGIEFFLPRSQAAVKDMNALMGKTIKVKIIKIDSENESIIVSRKKFLDDERKKRKEIVQELIEKDEIVEGVIKKITTYGMFVDVGGVDGLVHYSEISYKGPVNPNTLYSEGEIVPVKAIKYDKEKRHLSLSIKAAMPDPWDEIKGELENGDTIQVTVSNIEPYGAFVDLGNDIEGFLHISEISWDKNIKHPKDYIKEGEEIDVEVIEIDPVERRLRVSLKSILPKPFDEFLKNFKVGDVVVGKVTTITNFGAFIRIGGIEGLLHNEDASWNRNDKCKDLFATDDEIEVKIVKIDETNEKVSLSKKDLEDSPIQKYAKTHENGDIVKGKIRDIKDFGIFVELEENVDALIRKEDLGPTPEEDLKVGDEIEAAIAFVDDKKSRIRLSVKSLSRLKEREALKEINKEDKMTLGDILKDQLK, from the coding sequence GTGAATGAGGCGAACGAAGCAGTTCAGACTGAGAATGCAAATGAACAAGAGGAGATGGATTTTGCAACTATGTTGGAAGAGTCTTTTAAAGATACAGAGAAAGATGCACTGATTGAAGGTGTTGTGGTTGAAATCAAAGATGATGTGATTTTAATCGATGTAGGTAAAAAATCCGAAGGTAGATTGTATGCGTCTGAAGTAACAGATGCTGATGGCAATGTGACTTGCAAAGTCGGCGATACTATATCAGTCGTCATCTCTGGATTTAAAAACGAAAGACCAATAGTATCTCATAAAAAAGCGATCAAAAAAGTTAAAGTTAAAGAATTCATTGAGGCACATAAAGAAGACGAAGATGAAGTCCTAGACGTAAAAGTTGTGAATAAAAATAGAGGTGGTTTCATCGTAGAAAGCACAGATGGTATTGAATTTTTCTTGCCACGTTCACAAGCAGCTGTTAAAGATATGAATGCCCTCATGGGAAAAACTATTAAAGTAAAAATTATTAAGATTGACAGTGAAAATGAGTCTATCATCGTCTCAAGAAAGAAATTTTTAGATGATGAACGCAAAAAAAGAAAAGAAATTGTACAAGAATTAATCGAAAAAGATGAAATTGTAGAAGGCGTTATTAAGAAAATTACCACTTATGGTATGTTTGTTGATGTTGGTGGCGTTGATGGTTTGGTTCACTATAGTGAAATAAGCTACAAAGGTCCTGTTAACCCAAATACACTCTACAGCGAAGGCGAAATCGTTCCGGTTAAAGCCATCAAATATGATAAAGAAAAAAGACACTTGTCTCTATCAATCAAAGCCGCAATGCCTGATCCTTGGGATGAAATCAAAGGTGAATTAGAAAATGGTGATACCATCCAAGTAACCGTTAGTAATATCGAACCTTATGGTGCATTTGTTGACCTTGGCAATGATATTGAAGGATTTTTACATATATCTGAAATCTCTTGGGATAAAAACATTAAACATCCAAAAGATTATATCAAAGAAGGCGAAGAGATTGATGTAGAAGTGATTGAAATTGATCCAGTAGAAAGACGATTGAGAGTGTCTCTCAAAAGCATCCTTCCAAAACCATTTGATGAATTTTTGAAAAACTTCAAAGTGGGTGATGTTGTTGTTGGTAAAGTGACTACGATTACTAATTTTGGTGCATTTATCAGAATTGGTGGTATTGAGGGATTACTTCATAATGAAGATGCCTCTTGGAATCGTAATGACAAATGCAAAGACCTTTTTGCCACTGATGACGAAATCGAAGTGAAAATTGTCAAAATTGATGAAACAAATGAAAAAGTATCTCTTAGCAAAAAAGATTTAGAAGATAGTCCAATACAAAAATATGCGAAAACTCATGAAAATGGTGATATTGTCAAAGGAAAAATCAGAGATATTAAAGATTTTGGAATTTTTGTAGAATTGGAAGAAAATGTAGATGCCTTGATTCGAAAAGAAGATCTTGGTCCTACGCCTGAAGAAGATTTAAAAGTCGGCGATGAAATTGAAGCGGCTATTGCTTTTGTCGATGATAAAAAAAGTAGAATTCGACTCTCTGTCAAAAGTCTATCAAGATTAAAAGAGAGAGAAGCCTTAAAAGAGATAAATAAAGAAGATAAGATGACATTGGGTGATATCTTAAAAGATCAGCTCAAATAG
- a CDS encoding 4-hydroxy-3-methylbut-2-enyl diphosphate reductase, translating to MKVKLAEYYGFCFGVKRAIKIAESSKNASTIGPLIHNNEEIHRLKKDYNVVTLQSLEGLGETQKAIIRTHGIPKQDLKFLESKQIDIVDATCPFVTKPQQICEQMSAEGYDIVIFGDKQHPEVKGVESYAQYGAHVVLSIDELKTLRLTHKIAVVSQTTRKIEEFMKITNYLIAHYKEVRVFNTICNATLDNQVAAKELAKDVDIMIVIGGKNSSNTKQLHYISKEFCDDSYLIESEKELNPQWFKNKKICGVTAGASTPGWIIDKIVGKIEKI from the coding sequence GTGAAAGTCAAATTAGCAGAATATTATGGTTTTTGTTTTGGAGTAAAACGTGCGATAAAAATAGCAGAGAGTTCAAAAAATGCATCAACGATTGGTCCTTTAATTCATAACAATGAAGAGATACATCGTTTGAAAAAAGATTACAATGTTGTGACACTTCAGAGTCTAGAGGGTTTGGGTGAAACGCAAAAAGCCATCATCCGAACGCATGGTATCCCCAAGCAAGATTTAAAATTTCTAGAATCCAAGCAGATTGATATTGTCGATGCAACCTGTCCTTTTGTCACTAAACCACAGCAAATATGCGAACAAATGAGCGCTGAGGGTTATGATATTGTGATATTTGGAGATAAGCAACATCCTGAAGTGAAAGGGGTGGAGAGTTATGCTCAATATGGAGCTCATGTGGTACTTAGCATCGATGAGCTAAAAACGCTTAGATTAACGCATAAAATAGCAGTGGTATCTCAAACCACTAGAAAAATTGAAGAATTTATGAAAATCACCAATTATCTTATTGCTCATTATAAAGAAGTGAGAGTTTTTAATACCATCTGTAATGCTACCTTAGATAATCAAGTAGCGGCTAAAGAATTAGCAAAAGATGTGGATATCATGATCGTCATTGGGGGTAAAAATTCTTCCAATACAAAACAACTGCATTATATTTCAAAAGAGTTTTGTGATGATAGTTATCTCATAGAAAGCGAAAAAGAGCTCAATCCTCAGTGGTTCAAAAATAAAAAAATATGTGGTGTAACCGCTGGTGCATCGACTCCAGGATGGATTATTGATAAAATTGTTGGCAAAATAGAGAAAATTTAA